One segment of Ipomoea triloba cultivar NCNSP0323 chromosome 12, ASM357664v1 DNA contains the following:
- the LOC115999701 gene encoding uncharacterized protein LOC115999701 → MLPTVVFLLLLRLLATATVTISAPILGLDSFLAQQSRVDPQATNDSFLSLPSYLKKTLSQASTQQPATIAALLSLQVSVPITVKLVGTTFTSSSPATLSSFISSAVSFDHYQVISPFTTQPSHHLSISHSLHPEVSLAPSSLAAHLSETLKSQIASSSSSSFRSQLASVPYSITDQIIKQDFEKEKPISGIYIYILNLGAQSKPYAYSYTHGDSSPAFTKCLGSIWTGKDRYIWIDLGAGPVEYGPALSGDGLMPRGEFHPLASLHGRPKSQRAMLSDLASLVWSAYQVLLVPSLRIPIPFENSLIVEFIHINGSPDSKDSFGLDWKSIERTFMDEASDSGLLLGDQSLSFKKYEVKLAECSICSFAISRATTSYTSRYLFDNYTLIVSEYLDSKRLHQTLSESAEEFRRVAKLPQEDFGRVLPVYVFDLDISMILLLDRYHQTVAFKDMVIAVRTKSSQAVSDYSCNGRHVFTQTRELERPLVGSILQSMWGVSPTHLLWSPKHNTTLVDYTWSVGQTPFGPFSEISSLSFVQKDAARRNVLLTSLNYSLMSAIDVIESIASHGGERKVLKHNQLPEFIQRWNLFKYKLDKTVSALSHFDFEMALYYLRSSDHDIYAIHSLLYHASQDLEASLVCFKDPPFPWMSVSMSLGVLIGFLYIIAKRDKLFRNKRKQF, encoded by the coding sequence ATGCTCCCGACCGTCGTCTTCCTCCTCCTACTCCGCCTCCTCGCCACCGCCACAGTCACCATCTCCGCCCCTATTTTGGGATTGGACTCCTTTCTTGCTCAGCAATCCAGAGTTGACCCTCAAGCCACCAATGACTCCTTCCTTTCCCTACCTTCCTATCTGAAGAAAACTCTCTCCCAAGCCTCCACTCAACAGCCGGCCACCATCGCCGCCCTCCTTTCCCTCCAAGTCTCCGTCCCAATCACCGTCAAGCTGGTGGGGACCACCTTCACCTCTTCCTCTCCCGCCACTCTCTCCTCCTTCATCTCTTCCGCCGTCTCCTTCGATCACTACCAAGTAATCTCTCCTTTCACCACTCAGCCCTCTCACCATCTCTCTATCTCCCATTCTCTCCACCCAGAAGTCTCTCTCGCCCCTTCTTCGCTCGCCGCGCATCTCTCCGAAACCCTAAAATCCCAAAtcgcctcctcctcctcttccagTTTCCGATCCCAACTCGCCTCGGTTCCGTACTCCATTACCGACCAGATTATTAAACAAGACTTCGAGAAGGAGAAGCCGATTAGCGGAATTTACATTTATATCCTCAATTTGGGCGCCCAATCCAAACCCTACGCTTATAGCTACACCCATGGCGATTCTTCTCCGGCTTTTACCAAGTGCTTAGGCAGCATTTGGACCGGGAAAGACCGGTATATCTGGATCGATTTAGGCGCCGGTCCGGTCGAGTACGGACCGGCTCTCTCCGGTGATGGACTTATGCCGAGAGGAGAGTTTCATCCATTGGCTTCCCTTCACGGCCGCCCTAAGTCCCAAAGGGCAATGCTTTCCGATTTAGCCTCATTGGTTTGGAGTGCTTATCAGGTTCTTCTTGTTCCCTCCTTGAGAATTCCTATCCCTTTTGAGAATTCATTGATAGTTGAGTTTATACACATAAATGGTTCCCCGGATAGTAAAGATAGCTTTGGATTGGATTGGAAATCAATAGAGAGGacttttatggatgaagcaagtGATAGTGGATTATTGTTGGGTGATCAATCTTTAAGCTTTAAGAAATATGAGGTGAAATTAGCGGAGTGCTCGATATGTTCTTTTGCCATTTCTAGGGCAACTACTTCGTACACTTCTAGGTATTTATTCGATAACTACACTCTGATTGTTAGTGAGTACCTGGACTCGAAGCGCTTGCACCAGACTTTGTCGGAATCTGCTGAGGAGTTTAGGAGGGTGGCGAAGCTTCCCCAAGAAGACTTTGGGAGGGTTCTTCCCGTGTATGTTTTTGATCTGGATATCAGCATGATTTTGTTGCTCGATCGGTATCATCAGACGGTGGCTTTTAAAGATATGGTTATTGCGGTGAGGACGAAGAGTAGCCAGGCCGTGAGCGATTATAGTTGTAATGGACGCCATGTTTTTACCCAGACTCGTGAACTGGAGAGACCCCTTGTTGGTTCCATTTTGCAGAGTATGTGGGGAGTGTCCCCGACGCATTTGCTGTGGAGCCCTAAGCACAATACTACTCTTGTGGACTATACGTGGAGTGTTGGGCAGACGCCGTTTGGGCCCTTTTCGGAAATTTCATCGCTGTCCTTTGTACAGAAGGATGCTGCTAGAAGGAATGTTCTTTTGACGTCATTGAACTATAGTCTCATGAGTGCTATTGACGTCATTGAATCCATTGCTTCACATGGCGGGGAGAGGAAAGTCCTTAAGCATAATCAGCTTCCCGAGTTCATCCAACGGTGGAATTTGTTCAAGTACAAGCTGGATAAAACAGTTTCTGCTTTGTCACATTTTGATTTTGAGATGGCATTATATTACCTAAGGTCGTCAGATCATGATATATATGCCATTCACTCTCTTCTTTATCATGCTTCCCAAGATTTGGAGGCATCGCTCGTCTGCTTTAAGGACCCTCCGTTTCCATGGATGTCGGTTTCTATGTCTCTTGGGGTTTTAATTGGTTTTCTCTATATTATTGCAAAGAGGGACAAGTTATTTCGGAACAAGAGAAAACAGTTTTAG